The following coding sequences are from one Triticum dicoccoides isolate Atlit2015 ecotype Zavitan chromosome 4A, WEW_v2.0, whole genome shotgun sequence window:
- the LOC119284896 gene encoding T-complex protein 1 subunit beta has protein sequence MERVLKDDAIQEKGERARMASFVGAMAIADLVKTTLGPKGMDKILQSTGRGRSVTVTNDGATILKSLHIDNPAAKVLVDISKVQDDEVGDGTTSVVVLAGELLREAEKLVNMKIHPMTIIAGYRMAAECARNALLKRTMDNKDNTDKFRSDLMNIAMTTLSSKILSQDKEYFAELAVDAVLRLKGSTNLESIQILKKPGGSLKDSFLDEGFILDKKIGLGQPKRIENANILVANTAMDTDKVKIYGARVRVDSMAKVADIEAAEKQKMREKVEKIIGHGINCFVNRQLIYNFPEELFADAGILAVEHADFEGIERLALVTGGDIASTFDNPESVKLGHCKLIEEIMIGEDRLIHFSGVAMGQACTIVLRGASEHVLDEAERSLHDALCVLSQTVTDTRVIYGGGWPEMVMSKEVDELARKTPGKKSHAIDAFSRALQAIPTIIADNAGLDSAELISQLRAEHHKENSTAGIDVISGGLGDMQKRGICEAFKVKQAIVLSATEAAEMILRVDEIITCAPRRREDRM, from the exons ATGGAGAGGGTGCTCAAGGATGACGCCATCCAGGAGAAGGGCGAGCGCGCCAGGATG GCATCTTTTGTAGGTGCCATGGCGATCGCAGACTTAGTCAAGACCACATTGGGACCAAAAGGAATG GACAAGATCCTTCAGTCGACTGGCCGAGGGCGGAGTGTCACCGTTACAAATGATGGTGCTACCATTTTGAAGTCGCTTCATATCGACAACCCTGCTGCCAAGGTCCTTGTTG ACATCTCAAAAGTCCAAGATGATGAAGTTGGTGATGGAACAACTTCTGTTGTTGTTTTGGCTGGAGAACTGTTGAGGGAGGCAGAAAAGTTGGTTAACATGAAGATTCATCCGATGACTATTATTGCAG GTTACAGAATGGCTGCTGAGTGTGCCAGAAATGCGTTGCTGAAAAGGACCATGGACAACAAAGACAATACAG ACAAGTTCAGATCAGATCTCATGAACATTGCCATGACTACGCTTAGTTCAAAAATTCTCTCCCAGGACAAGGAATATTTTGCTGAACTTGCAGTTGATGCTGTCCTCAGGCTTAAG GGTAGCACCAACTTGGAATCAATCCAAATTCTGAAGAAACCGGGAGGTTCTCTCAAGGATTCCTTTTTGGATGAAGG GTTCATTCTTGATAAGAAGATTGGCCTTGGTCAACCAAAGCGTATTGAAAACGCTAATATTCTGGTTGCAAACACTGCTATGGACACAGATAAAGTTAAGATTTATGGGGCACGTGTCCGGGTGGATTCGATGGCTAAGGTTGCAGATATTGAAGCTGCTGAGAAACAGAAAATGAGAGAGAAAGTTGAGAAAATCATTGGCCACGGGATAAACTGCTTTGTCAACAGGCAGCTAATCTACAACTTCCCTGAAGAACTTTTTGCTGATGCTGGCATACTCGCAGTTGAGCATGCTGACTTTGAGGGCATCGAGCGGCTAGCTCTTGTCACTGGAGGTGATATTGCATCAACTTTTGACAACCCAGAGTCTGTTAAGCTTGGGCACTGCAAGCTCATCGAAGAGATTATGATTGGGGAGGACAGGCTGATTCATTTCTCCGGGGTTGCGATGGGGCAAGCATGCACCATTGTCCTGAGAGGAGCAAG TGAGCATGTACTTGATGAGGCGGAGAGGTCCTTGCATGATGCCCTATGTGTGCTTTCTCAGACGGTAACTGACACGCGTGTCATATATGGTGGTGGATGGCCTGAGATGGTGATGTCCAAGGAGGTGGACGAACTTGCAAGGAAGACCCCTGGGAAGAAATCTCATGCGATTGACGCCTTTTCGCGCGCCCTGCAAGCCATCCCAACAATCATTGCTGACAATGCTGGTCTGGATAGTGCTGAGCTGATCTCCCAGCTCCGAGCCGAGCACCACAAAGAGAACAGCACTGCTGGAATTGATGTCATCAGCGGCGGG CTGGGAGACATGCAGAAGCGCGGGATATGCGAGGCGTTCAAGGTGAAGCAGGCCATCGTCCTGTCGGCGACCGAGGCCGCGGAGATGATCCTGAGGGTCGACGAGATCATAACCTGCGCCCCGCGCAGGAGGGAGGACAGGATGTGA